The genome window AATCGCCCCAACAATGTACTTAAGTGCAGAGTGtaattttgccacctctgattCAAAACCAAATTTTTGGGAGGTTGCACAACTTCGAGTAAAGCACTTTGCGCTTTCTTCAAGTGAAGCTGTCCAAAATGGCCGCCGTGTGAATTTCCGACCATCGCACCCTGCGACGTTCTCGCAACGCAAACGTGTTCAACAACGGCGAGCATGCGAACGGGAGCCTGAGCGTGCGGCTGAGAGAGGGCAGCGGTGCAAGTCCGGCGCAATCGAGCGCGCGGCCGAGCCGCCGGGTTCCGACGACGGCGTCGGTGGGGAGCACACAAGAAACAACGCAGCCTCCGATTGTCGGCCGTCAATCGCGCCACGCAGAAGTACCAACCTCTAACATCAAATTACTGTGCCTCACATAAATATTATCCGCACGCACTCGCACTGGACTCTGGAAGGTGGACATACAGCACAAATACAAATGGGAGGGGGATTTTAAACTTGAAACACACAACAGACATTTTACATGAATGCaattataaatatacatttttttaggacttcatgaaaaaaataaaatgttgaaacaaatggctaaaaagtacatttctaaatacagtggtgccttgagaaacgAGTGACTCGACTTGTGAGTTTTGCTGATACGAGCCGTGTACGTGTTATTATACattactgcccccaggtggccaaggggCACACACCAGGAGGACCAGCACAATGTCagctgaattgaagcaaaaactgtGACAGTAAGTTTGATTCTTAAATGGTTTAAATATGtcagctggaacggattaatgacatttccattcatatcACTGGAGAAAGAGGATTTGGGAAacgtgtgttttgagttagaaGTGTGGTCatgcaacaaattaaacttgtatctcaaggcacccctgTAAATGAAAttctaaatgaaaaaaacaaaccatatTCAATAAATCGTTTTTCTACATTaacacattttgaaacaaaaactaatgtttctattaatcaataaataaaaatggaaaccaatctgtaaattaaaaaaaacaacaacataatgcCATTAATTCGCTAGAAAAAATGATTTTGGCCTACAATTACACAAATGAATATATcgtgaaaaatatttgattatgaATAGctaaatattttaacaaataagaaaaaaaacagccctcaataaataaaaagttgaccgtaaataaataagaaatgaagtgaaaacacacagacaagcaGCAGCACCTCAAACTGTGGTGAAAGATGGCTCACGTCAACACACATCAACAACGACACACCACACAAAATCACGCAAAACCTCCATTTCACTCGCTCCAAGCACACGCCAAGGCGTGGCATGCGTCAAAGTGCCCACTTGGGACCAGTTTTGCCCATCAGACCCATTCTGCAAGTCAAACTAGTCGGACATAGAGTAcatatgagaagaaaaaaaaaaaagccacagatAAATTTAAAGGACTGATTGCAGgagtgggtctggaatgtaaaaACTGATTCTGTGTCATCGTGCCAGGGAACACCCACTCGCAACCTAAAATTCATCACACAAAACAAGAAGTAACTCTCTTGAACATGCACTCTGCAAAGCATGCTGGGTAAAGAAAGCCCCCCTACAGACCTGGGTGGGCGTGGCTTCCACACGGCCAGGGCTCGAGTCCGCCTCCTTAACCTTTGGCATCGTTGCCGTAGCGACAAGATAATGGAGATTTGGAGGGGCGCcgagaaagttaaaaaaataaaaaattaaaattaaaaaaataaaatgaaatggatGATGGGAAAAGCTATAATTTGTATGGATTCGTGAAGTGGCAGTCTTGCGCTCAACAAAGTGCAAGTAAGGCATCGGGTTCGGTCCACCAACAGCATAATAAGCAATATGATAAGAACGTTACTGTACTTGTGCAGATGTCTACAGtatctgcaaaaatgtaagcacgtccacaaaaaaaaagctcatttggGCTTTCATTTGTAGTTATGCACAGtgggcgttttttttttaggtacagCTAATCGGTCAGCGCTCAGCTCCGACTGCAACGTAAAggagagcaaaaaaaatgttattattacGTTTGTTTGTAGAAATCAATGTTTATAATGCTAAATCTGTTACTATTTATCATTTGGAATAGttctgttttaaaatacatttatgctttaaaatgaaatttgaatttctattttttgttgtaatattatgaaaaggtaaaacatatttcatttatcagtaacatttcaaaactaatcgtttatttttaatcacactAATAAGTTCActgttttataatatatatctatttatatttgtaatacttttttttggaacatatttTTCCAGCAAAAAGAAGAACGATACTTAATGCAAACAACAGAATATGATGCATTTTATGACGGACTGAAGGGGCAGCTCAAACATTTCCGGGCGCTATGCAtaaaatgtcagctttacagatgccacgtccCCTGTGCAGGAGGTGTGACTCCTCGTAATGACTGTAGGCAACGGTCATAGGAAgggaacaactttttttttttttgttcaagggGACGACACATCGGGCGATTATAAGGGCACGGTGACTATAAGAACGCCGgcataactaactaactaataacTAACTAATGAGCGCCGCATATGTCAATTACAATCCTTTGCTTCTGCATATACTGCAACTCTCCTTccacaatgtttttatttaaatctcTTTACTATTCTATTTTATTCTCAATATATTCCTTTTATTATTATCCTTTTAAATATtcgacattgtttttttttttaatatacagttaCGACCCGCATATTCACGCTTTACTATTCACAAATTGACAAGCCCAACGCCAGCTACTTGGTGAAAAAAATCCCCTCTTCGCGTTTATTTGTTGTCTTTCTGAAAGGTAAGCCCCATCGAAATAAGAAAGTTGTACCCTAATACATTATATACAAACACACCGATGTTTTGTTTCTCACTGTCAAGACTAAATCTTTCCTGCTTTAGGTGAATTagaaaaatcaaatacaattaTTTCTGTTTGCTATATGCCAGGAAAAtgacagaatgtttttttttccgctttgtgtaaaaaaaacaaaaaaataaatcctaattgacctaaaacagcaaaagtttgatttcatgtcagacaatgagaaaaaaaagagcatgtctttttatatagtttatGTCATGGAAATATCTGGTTTCAACTCTATTTTGAAGtgaatgttttaataaatttgaaGCGTGTGTGATGGgaccaacaattttttttaaaaaaaaggtttttatatggtctctctatatgttgtaaaatgagtttgaaatgataaagtATTTTTGTCGTATTTCCAGTTTTAGCTGCTAATATaggcaataataaacatttttagggagCGCCAATTATTCAGTCTGGGCTATTACTGAAGTAAATATGTTTGATCTTTCATCTAGAGCAACTTCAAAGTGGGGTTGACAGTGAGCGGAAAGGAGCAAAAGAAGACAAGATGATCGCGTTGGGTGACACAGAGCGGAAGCGGCTACGTGAGCGACTACGCGGCCGGATCGCATATCTCCTGCGCCCTCGTGCACGAGGGCGTATCCGCGAGGAGGGCGGCGGCCGGCTCGTCGGGACTCTGCTCGCCCGGGCCCCTCCGCCGGCTGGAGACCAGCTTCTCCAGGTAGCAAAGCGTCAGGCCGAGGGGCGTGGCCAAAATCAGAGCCAGCGCCAGGGAACGGCTGGCCGTGAGCATGACGGCCAGCAGGAAGGCCACCAAGAGGCAGGGCAGCAGGAGTGGCGAGGGCTCGGAGAGGCGACGGCGGATCAGGGAGGGAAGAGCGGTGGGCGGAGGGGAGAGGTCGGTAAAGGGTGgcggggaaggagctggacggAGAGGGAAGGAAACCGGCGGCAAACACGGCCGCCCGCTTGCAAATCCAGCCTGCGGCTGAATCAACTTTGAGGTTACGATGTCTTTGAATTGACGGAATCTCGACACGGTGACAATGGAGGCGACACTTCTGGCTCTTGCGATGATCAAAAATGTCACTCCGTTAGCCGCTGACAGCCTCTCGGTCACGGCCCAAACACAAAACGGCTTCTCCGTAGCGTTCTTTTCCCACGCGCAGCGGAAGCTGAGCAGGAGAAAGACGTATTTAAACGCATCCCTCAGCCAACGCCACCCGCCGCTCCCCTCGGCCCGGCCGCCCTCTTCCCCCGAGGTCGGAATCTCAGAGGGCGGAGTCTGAGGGCGACGCGTGAGCGGGGAGGACGGAGGCGTCCGTTTGTACGCGAGGGGTTCCGCGTCGGGGGCGCCGCTCGAGGCGGCCGCCTCGCGGTCGTCGGGGGCGAGGTCGCCGTCCTCGGAGATGTCGGACAGGCCGCACTCCAGCTCGGAGATGGAGTCGAGCGACGGCGGGATGGAGGCGAGGGATGACAACGAGGAGAAAGAAAGGGGGAACatgaagatggactgatggagCAGGAGCACGCGTGGGCGTTCAAGGAAAGGTGTGAAAAGGAAATTGTGACCAAAAATAAGCATGcaaagtgagtgagtgagtgagtgagtgagtgagtgagggggaaaaaacagagaGGGCGAAAGAGACAACATTAGTGAACGACAACAGCACGGAAAAGGTTCAACAAGAGCACAGCGGGGTAGATCAGTGCACAGTGCGGCAGTGGCCGGGGCTTCCTTCCGGATATGCAAATGAGGGAGCACCAActacattaacattaacataaaAGGAGACATATTGCGGACTTTTTAATTACTTGTCTACAATCGGTTGGGCGTCCAGGGTGCGTGGCCGCACATCAGGCGGGGAAATTACACAAGCAGGTCAATATTTTGCGAGCTGCCCATTTCTGAAAACGCGTCTCGACCAAGCCGTTGTGATTTTGGCCTAATTGGCACGTAACCGTGCGGCTAACTTCAATCAGCGAGGCAGGTTTTATTGAggaaaaataggactttacTTTCTAAAACAGTAATGATGTAATTAactggaatgtaaagaattaaaccatttttgtcacactgcatcattTGAATGGCCACTCTGCTGCTGTTTCTCATGTCTGGGGGCAGTATATACTATACAACTCCcctcagctcatcagtacggcactaatatgAGTCGTCTTCTccgaggataaagaatatatgacagtGAGTACTGTAATACTGTCTGTCCGCATATATGTGCATAaggcataatatgtctcctttaaaagaTTAAAGTGGGAcgaaacatgtttgtttttttttgcgggcAACCTGAGCTAAAGGTTTAGCAAGCACTGAATCAAAAGGTGCATTTCAGTGCATGGATGCAAACGAGACTTCTGTCAAAAGGACGTAACCGCTGAAGGAAAAGGAAAGCAGAAGTCAATCGCTAGAAAGAGAGTGCCACGTGTTGAGGGTGAGGAGGGGTAAGAAAGTAtcaaaaaggagaaaaggggAAGGCTGGGTCAACAGGAGGCATGCAGAACCAATATGGACCACGGATTTACTGTCAACTTCAACTCTGTGGTGCAACCTTGCCAAGCTAGGTAGTACTAATACTGACAATACTGACATGAACTATATGGTAAACATTGGCTGAGAACGTGAGGTCTTATttgtcttacacacacacacacacacacacaccatgcacacatgcacacacttttAGAGGCAAGTGTCCTGCCTCACAGCCCACCTAATAGTGAATAAAAGTTCCACAGCTCtcagcaaaataaaaagcttaCTGTGTGGCAACGTGGGCCtcgacagcaacaacaacacgaATCTCAACGCATTTCTTTATGATGAACCTGCTGCGGAATAGAAGACGGAACACACCTTGGAGTCACAATGGAGGTCCAGGTGGGGCTCGTGTCCGTTCTCAGTGGTGTCCCGGCTGGCCTCCGTTATGCTGATCATTGGTGCTGACGAGTAAAAACAAGCAGAAGATCAATACAAATCTGTAATTAACTGCAACTGGATTGTAGCTATCTGTAATGAGAAACCCCAAAAGTGAAATGAcaatgggggcgggggggcttaGCAAAACTGAATTTCAGATATCTGCAACAGATACCCAGTCTAGCAGTTAAATGAAAAAAGAGCTTGCCATAAGTACTAGTACATAGATCCTAACCTGcatatcaaggatatcaaaaaaaaaaaaaaaaatgctctaaCGGCATTCCATGCGGTTGTCACGTTGATTTGGTTGTAGTGGATCAAGGTTTCCAGCTGGGGGCAATGTCACACACGGCTCGTGAGCGCAATAAGTGACTTCAAAACTAtcaagccacacacacacacacacagacacacacacacacacacacagacaaaacaggTGAGTGATACTTTCCCAAGATAACTGCGACAACGCGGTGAGGTTTTGCAGACCAAAAGTTGTCTCGGCCGTGCAACATTGGCACCAAAGAGGAATTTGGGTACGGAACCTTTTGTACTGCCtactgcgtgtgcgtgtgtgtgtgtacactacATGCTGCATTCATTTCCTCGTCGGGGCCCTCTTTCTTTCAGAACACTCTGCCTTTTCATCTCCGTGTCTATGTGACAGGAAACAGCTGCAGCTATTTCCTGTATCTGGTCAGACGGCAAAAATACGTACTTCCAAACGCATCCCAGCCACGTCTGTTgtgagcgtgcgtgtgcgttACCTCCATCGAGGCTGCGGCTGATGCGTTTGGACGAGGTGCGCTCAAAAGCGGGCGCGGGCCGGTCTATGAGGGTGCTGGCCAGGCGGGTTTGGGTCTGCGTGCGTCCACTGTAACGGAACTTGGAGCCCAGAGTCAAGAAGCGCGGGGTGGTGGGGGGCTCTGGTGCGTTTAGCCTGGAAAATGAAAGTCACAATAACACAATGGTCGCTCATGACATTtgccggatgttttttttttttttttttttcccccccccccccccccaacctgaAGAAACTGTGGTTCTCCACGCAGACTTTCCACAGCCGTTTGGCGGAGCGATGATTCTGGAGTTTGAATCCCACGGTGCTCTCAAACTGCTCCGTCTGTCGGaaacaaatacatgaaaaatgGGGTTAGCGTCAACAATCACACAGTGAATGAATTGCACTTTTTTTACATAACCACACCGAGTTGCTCGCGTCCACGACATGATGGGCAAGAAGTCGTTCAACCTTACTGTACGGGATCGTTCATACCTCTCCAGGTCTGATCTTGATGTAGAAGTTGTTCCTCTTGTAGGAAATCTTGAGGATTTTGGGCCAAGCGAAGCGATTTATCCGAAGCCTGTCCTTGTAGACCAAGAGTCCGTTGGCGCACACTCCCAGCATGATGTCCACGCCCTCAGAATCCTGCCATGGATTCAAGTAAAATACAGATACAATAGCGCCTTGACTTATCATTGTCCCAAGTTTCCCCAACTTATGACGGGAAGATGCGATTTTGAGCGAGCTTTTAAGCTAGCTAACCGCACGTCGGAACTTTGCCAGATAGCTGCTAACATGAACAGGCGCGCAAATTCTTTTCAAGTGGGGGAGGGGCAGATATAAAAGTTTtagccaccccaaaaaaaaaaatcaatcaatcaaaacaatTAAGTACTCCATAAGTCTCCCGATTTGCACGTTTCTGCCGAAAAACGTCTAACATGTATGATGTATTTAAAAACCAAGTGTCGTTAATCGTGTACAGCAAGGAACCACTGTACGTATTCTAAACCCGAACACACAGCAccatcttttcattttgtggGAGCCGTCTCGACGCAAACTTAGATTATTCCATGGTAACGTGGTTAGCTGGCAGGCTAACTCGGCGCAAAGCTTTTAAGTCCAAGGCCATCTGGTAATGGTCAGTGGGGTATTGACTTAACACGGGGGGGATGGAGGGGGGGATCTCTTGCTAATGGAGGTCTCAATACGTAGataatggacacacacacacacacacacacacacacagatcacaCAACCATGCCACACTGTTAGCAGCTAATCGACCTCTTGCTTTTACTatagaggcttttttttttttttttatgtgtggtCACAGCAACGGAATGGACACCGAGGGGGAAAACAGACTTCCTCTCTGCCTCCCTGGAATATTTGGACACTGGAATgccgcaacaacaaaaaaaaaaaaaaaaaagctcccatCCTTGCGACTAATGGGAGCATGCCCTTTATTTTAAGAGCGCCTGCCTCTTTCTGAGCGACTTGTCCTCCATCTCGCATCCTGTCTTTTCTATTTTAAGCCTCCCATCTCCTTCTCTCATGAATATTTTCTGGCACAATGACAAACATGATGGCCACGCACATGGGAAAGGCGCCGGCTGATGCCCCGCGAGCCCGGCGGGGGAGGTGGGCTATTCCCATGGTCTTCTTCCGAGTGTTTGCACAGCTGactcgcgcgcacacacacacacagacacacacacatcaacgaAGAAActatgtgtggggggggggggggggtctttgtACCTTCGCGTGGTGCAGGTCCACCCCGTACATAGACAACTTCTTGGCGTTTTCTAGAAACTGTGCGTCTGCCTGCGCTGGTGTCATTCCCCTGAGAGTAATGAGAAATTTAGCGAGCTGTCACCACGACTACACATAAAACTGTCTTCCACTAACAGCACTTACTTGTGGGACTTGTGTAGCTCTAGAATCTTGTCCTCCATCTCTTTGCTCTGATTGGGGGCAAAGGTCAGCTGGCTGATGTAGTCCAGAGGACGAGGCTGGTCGGGTTCATAGTCGCCAAATTCTGCCTGCGAAACACAAAGACCAGAGATCGGCGACACGCCGCACTTAGACTGGATCTACGCTGCAGGTCCAATTACCCAATTTTGATCTGGGAATGCTaatccatatttttttaattccacaaGCATCAACACCAGGCAGTGACAGAACGGCAGTAAACAGTAATACGGAAATTTTTAAACATTCCAGAGCGTTGAGTTGGCCTGACTCTTCAAGTGAGTTATATTGACTCCTCTCGCTGCCGTCAGcaatcattttcttcatttccatttcatttctTCACAGACACAGCAGCTGCATGTACTGCGGCAACTTTACCCCACAGCCATATTCAGTGGATATAACGCATATCCCGatggagcaaaacaaaaatgacaatcgCGTCACTTGAGCTATGCAGTGCGTTGTACGTCGGCAATGCGCATGTACTCTACCTGCAGCGTGTACGAGCCCAGGAGAGCGTGAGTGACAAACGAGCAAGGCAATCGGCCGGACGCCACGTCTTCGCGGAGCTGCAGACACAACAGGTACCTTGACAAGAGAAACGTAGAGTGAGTTAGGAGTTAGTTATCTCTGCGCAGTGGACTGACGACCAAAATGCGTGGCTTGCTCGGGACAGGTAAGCCCAAACAGTTATCGGCTATGAAATGTGAATTGAGGCTAGAAGTGGAAATACACGGGTGCAGACGTATCCCAGCAGGCATTCTCCAATACAGTGACCGGCAGGGGGCGCTTTGTTTGTTGTATCATTTTGCGAGTATGACGATTGGTCGGAATAACCTCGCTGCTAATCCTCCACGCGGCGTGCCGAAAGTCAGTTGCGTAACAGTCGCTAAACATGCGGTCGGTGAATTGTTGTTGTGGATGTGGGACGGAGGAATTCATTATCCAAATGGAGTCTAACGCGAACACCGCAGGGGGGGAGTCGTCGGCGGGGAGCCGGTTCGAGATCCTGGTTACGAGGGGGAAAGTCTTTCAACAAAGGCAGTAAAGCGGCATGCGGGACATTTGCTGACATGGTGGCCAGATCTCTTCAGTGGGCAAACACAGTGCTGTTTTGGACTTGTTGAAGACCTGAAAGAATGTggtttaaagaccctgtaaagtgaattcagagaccGGTTTCTTAATACATTAGACATGTTTGAAGAAAATTGCTGGAAACGTGCAAAGACCGGAAACCATGTAGTACTTAATTGTGGAGATAAGCgtgaaactgtttttcaccatttcaggttcccagatttttttggggggggagcgTGGTGACGCACTCGGGCTCAGGTATGTGTGCCCCCTTCCTCaatatataagaacttgagcgcctttgtTCGCATCTGTGATTATTCGGTGCAATTGCGACGTCCAGTTAACTAGCGAGATATGCCGACACtctaaaaatgcatcttcccttcggatagtccgccggcgtggccgctttagagcgcctcgtcgtCACCTGTGAGTGCACGTGAACAAGCAAACAGCACCTCTCACCCTAAAGTCAGCcaggataggctgcagcacaacATGGACCCAAACATCGACCTTTGAGGCGCAGTTCCGCTTTATTTCCAGCATGTAGCACTTTCGTTTACGTCGGTGTGGATGTAGAATTAAGTTTTCACACAGCAACGCTCACCTCGTGATGTCTTCGGTGAGCAGCGAGGGATCAGGTGGGTAGAACTTGACGTTGAACGCAAACTGCCAGTTGTTACCTAAGGACAGATGTGAGAGACTTCTTACAAGAGACCAAgaaacagggaaaaaaatggattttttgGGTGTGATCGGGGTCATTTGCAGTTGCGTCCATCTGGCCCCATTCCACCCGTCCCTCCtctcatctgtgtgtgtgtgtgtgtgtgtgtgtgtgagattcgGACAAGGGAGAGCGAGGCGGGATCGAGCGAGGGCAAATAGCAGCTTTTCGGTGTCGCTAAGCCCGATGCATCTCGCACGCAAGCATgaagagacacacacaaaagcaaatcaaatgcACGGTGAGTCTGGTGTTGCATAACGTTACTGTGGCTTCACCCGATATCAACGTGGAATCTTCAACATAGACACAAACAGTGgaataaaatcatttcattacAGCTGACCATAAGTGGCTTGcattctctgtgtgtgtttgagttggaaaaaaaacaacaaaacaaaacaaaactgttattCCAGCAggaaataatttttggttttgaatctcggctcagcCTGCGTGGTTTGCTCCACATAGCGTGGTAGGTTCGTGGAAGACGCTGTAGttagatggatggaaataatggAAGTGGAAATACCGATCTAACCtttattaaagaccctgtaaagcgaatgcagagatttgtttttaaatgttatacaTGTTTGAACATAACTGCTggaaacgtgcaaagactgagaactatgcaCTGCTCAGTTTAGGAGACACAGTGTTCaacattgccacttccttaatatttgggggcgtggctaaaacagcaCCGCGTGACGCACATACCGGAGTCCGGTATGAACTTGCGCGCCTTCGTTCGCGTAGCCGGCGTAATTGTGATGTtcagttagctagctagataTGCCCGCACCCCAGAAATACAGCTTCCGTTTGGACAGTCTGCTtgcgtggctgctttagagagCCTTGTTGTCGGCCATGAGTGCGTGAATGTCACCCAGAGAAAAATGGTAGAGCGAGgaggggggaatttttttttttttaagtcacctACCGTGCTGCCCAGATGCATTTCTAGCCTTTTAATGACTTTCACCTTCCTGCGTATAACTTTAGTTCAACACACCAAATTCCGATGTAGTCAGCAAAGTTCAGCCGCGCTTCAAAATCACAGTTTCCAAAATAATTCAAGGACGTATAAAACGTCCGAGGGTAGACATCCAGATCCCAGTTGTGTTGTGAGGGCAACACAATTACTGCACGTAATTAAGTGCACAACGGTTATCAAAGCTGCCATTTTTATGGTGCGGAGTTTTAGACATGGACACAACTACACGGAGCCACTTACATGTCTAAAAAGTGTGGACATTGAAAACGGAACTTACTGCGGATTTGTCTCTTGATTTCCTTGGTGGGGTCCAACCAGCACTGCAGGTGGAGACAAAGACACGTGAGACATTTTCAACACACTAAGCCTGACTTGATTGCTGACACAAACAGGTGTGGAAGCTGATTGCGTCggtcaaagttggaaaaacagttgtgCAGCtcattttgcatgttctggGAGAATTGTATGCAAATAGATGAGtttagcacacacacaatgtgattGCTCAAACCTGAGAGGAATTGCTGtggctgattttgcatctttcAGCCAGGTAcgaaccgtgtgtgtgtgtgtgtgtgtgtgtgtgtgtgtgtgtgtgtgtcaagagGAACTACCTTCTGCTCGTGGTGGTCTGTGTACGTCAGACCAAAGTAGTCCTTCTCCAGCAGATTGAGGTGCTCGCACACCTTGAAGAACAAGAATAGACCCTTGGCGCGCTTCTGTagtaagaaagaagaagaaatgctcttttaaaaaaaataaataaattaaaaaaaaataaaaaagacttgAGACAATAATGGATGACTACTGAGAGACAACAACTTAGATTAATGTTTAAATTCAATGATGGTATCCATCATTGAATTCAAGCATTAATATAGTTTAACGTatagttattatttttgattacTTTAGacgattttattatttttctgctTCTTTTTCATCGTAGCTACCAGTAACCctcctgttgtgttttttttttttttttttggtacaccAGAAATCTTCATGAGTCCGTACGACCCGCTGCATGTTACACTACATCAAATAGACAATAAAAAGAATGAGCCACATCACCACTGTTCAGGCGATATTTGGtgcctctctttttttgtgcaCATTGGAAAatctctttttcccccccctcatttttagcctcaaatatttttaatataccaTGCATGTGGTAAGTgtttggaaatttaaaaaaaaaacataactgaaagaaaaaaaggattatACATAGATTTGGCATCATTATAACTACATCATTTgggaaaattgacatttttgcatgtgCGCTTCACTTTGTGTCTGCATCAATGCACCTCTGTCTGCTCAATAGATGTTCTGGGCCGCATTCCGTCGAGAGGACCGTAAAATCCTCCACACTGagcaatgacaatgacatttagTTCACGGAaatgtgcgcgcgcgcacacacacacacatgcaggctaCAGTGACCTTCACACAGGCAAAAGGTCAAGACAGAAAGCAGgcgggtggaaaaaaaaggacGAAGAatgaaatggtgtgtgtgtatgcgtgtgtgcgcgcccaGAGTTGAGAGATGCATTCCACATTTAAGGCGGGCAGTGCGGAAAGTGGAGGCAATACGGGATAAAAgactttctgtttttcttcttttcttccggCAGAAAACATCTGCGGTATTTTCTTCGATTCAGCCAAGCGCGCCAGCCTCGCGGCTGGATTCCGCCCCGAGTGTGCCGTCTTTCAGTTACGCTATGTGTGTGCCGCaaccaaatcaaatcatctttccccgctgaaatgaatggagataCCATTGATGCGCTCCAACctcccacaaaaacaaagacaaatctttgtaattttttatttttattttttttttaaatcaagactGCTCTGCCGTTTGTTTGAGCTGCAGTTTCTGTACGAGTGCTTGCCGCTTGCCACTATCGGAGGACATTCAGCAATTACTGAGGAAAATCTTTGTTCCCTGCATTTGATAAGCAAAGCAGATAAGAGAGTAAGTGATTTGAAATTTAGTgtttgtgcgtatgtgtgtgtgactgttgcTGCTGTACAAAATACAGTTTAATCTCTGGAATGCATTGTGcaactctctcgctc of Phyllopteryx taeniolatus isolate TA_2022b chromosome 18, UOR_Ptae_1.2, whole genome shotgun sequence contains these proteins:
- the epb41l2 gene encoding band 4.1-like protein 2 isoform X14, producing the protein MTTEAGSETEVKEKAEKSAAGLDQSEQASAESQEVAGAEGDAEKEKEGKGISRYLPTWFKKQKSESQTSPTKEVPSPEKPAGNREEVPEVNGHAEEVEGKDALSPIRERVKEKEAECHSNASADTEPAEEEEVERKTVGGAEAAGEGGAEEERPEKKDEVKERAQGGEGQTTIFQSPLRLVRKSKMKLVVCHVTLLDGSDFACEVEKRAKGLFLFFKVCEHLNLLEKDYFGLTYTDHHEQKCWLDPTKEIKRQIRSNNWQFAFNVKFYPPDPSLLTEDITRYLLCLQLREDVASGRLPCSFVTHALLGSYTLQAEFGDYEPDQPRPLDYISQLTFAPNQSKEMEDKILELHKSHKGMTPAQADAQFLENAKKLSMYGVDLHHAKDSEGVDIMLGVCANGLLVYKDRLRINRFAWPKILKISYKRNNFYIKIRPGETEQFESTVGFKLQNHRSAKRLWKVCVENHSFFRLNAPEPPTTPRFLTLGSKFRYSGRTQTQTRLASTLIDRPAPAFERTSSKRISRSLDGAPMISITEASRDTTENGHEPHLDLHCDSKVKEADSSPGRVEATPTQSPVRVRADNIYVRHSNLMLEDHDKTQEEVLKHQASVSELKRSFMEAPPASPPQHNLWEKRLSSSPATATRAQRPAAVPETEGPAAAASAAENGDTEELSKLDGSGDGEPGVLMTAQTITSESLCTTTTTHITKTLKGGLSETRIEKRIVITGDCDIDHDEALAQAIKEAKEQHPDMSVTRVVVHKETELAEEED
- the epb41l2 gene encoding band 4.1-like protein 2 isoform X10: MTTEAGSETEVKEKAEKSAAGLDQSEQASAESQEVAGAEGDAEKEKEGKGISRYLPTWFKKQKSESQTSPTKEVPSPEKPAGNREEVPEVNGHAEEVEGKDALSPIRERVKEKEAECHSNASADTEPAEEEEVERKTVGGAEAAGEGGAEEERPEKKDEVKERAQGGEGQTTIFQSPLRLVRKSKMKLVVCHVTLLDGSDFACEVEKRAKGLFLFFKVCEHLNLLEKDYFGLTYTDHHEQKCWLDPTKEIKRQIRSNNWQFAFNVKFYPPDPSLLTEDITRYLLCLQLREDVASGRLPCSFVTHALLGSYTLQAEFGDYEPDQPRPLDYISQLTFAPNQSKEMEDKILELHKSHKGMTPAQADAQFLENAKKLSMYGVDLHHAKDSEGVDIMLGVCANGLLVYKDRLRINRFAWPKILKISYKRNNFYIKIRPGETEQFESTVGFKLQNHRSAKRLWKVCVENHSFFRLNAPEPPTTPRFLTLGSKFRYSGRTQTQTRLASTLIDRPAPAFERTSSKRISRSLDGAPMISITEASRDTTENGHEPHLDLHCDSKSIFMFPLSFSSLSSLASIPPSLDSISELECGLSDISEDGDLAPDDREAAASSGAPDAEPLAYKRTPPSSPLTRRPQTPPSEIPTSGEEGGRAEGSGGWRWLRDAFKYVFLLLSFRCAWEKNATEKPFCVWAVTERLSAANGVTFLIIARARSVASIVTVSRFRQFKDIVTSKLIQPQAGFASGRPCLPPVSFPLRPAPSPPPFTDLSPPPTALPSLIRRRLSEPSPLLLPCLLVAFLLAVMLTASRSLALALILATPLGLTLCYLEKLVSSRRRGPGEQSPDEPAAALLADTPSCTRAQEICDPAA